A genomic segment from Hypanus sabinus isolate sHypSab1 chromosome 8, sHypSab1.hap1, whole genome shotgun sequence encodes:
- the brcc3 gene encoding lys-63-specific deubiquitinase isoform X1, which translates to MKTVAFGTEYVASQPGHCTDAKAATAVWFPLDRRSFSGLFMMSRGVIICPILCWRQVDTSRIVHIHSVIILRRSDKRKDRVEISPEQLSAASTEAERLADMTGHPMRVVGWYHSHPHITVWPSHVDVRTQAMYQMMDQGFVGLIFSCFIEDKNTKTGRVLYTCFQSIQAQKGSEYERIEIPIHVVPHETIGKVCLESAVELPKILCQEEQDAYRRIHSLTHLDPITKIHNGSVFTKNLCSQMSSISGPLLQWLEDRLDQNKQHIQELQREKEQLLQELAALK; encoded by the exons ATGAAAACCGTCGCCTTCGGGACAGAGTACGTGGCCTCACAACCAGGCCACTGTACCGACGCCAAGGCAGCAACCGCTGTTTGGTTTCCACTGGACCGACGGTCCTTCAGTGGGCTGTTCATGATGAGCAGAGGGGTGATTATTTGCCCTATCCTGTGCTGGCGTCAG GTTGACACAAGCAGGATTGTTCACATACATTCTGTtatcatcctccgtcgctcagaTAAGCGCAAAGATCGGGTGGAAATTTCTCCAgagcaactttctgcagcctctaCTGAAGCCGAGA GATTAGCTGATATGACTGGTCACCCAATGAGAGTGGTGGGATGGTATCATTCTCATCCACATATTACTGTATGGCCTTCACATGTAG ATGTCCGAACCCAGGCCATGTACCAGATGATGGACCAGGGTTTTGTGGGCCTTATCTTTTCCTGTTTCATTGAAGACAAGAACACCAAG ACTGGTCGAGTTCTCTACACATGTTTCCAGTCGATTCAAGCGCAGAAAGGTTCTGA GTATGAACGAATTGAAATCCCTATTCATGTTGTACCACATGAAACTATTGGCAAAGTGTGCCTGGAATCTGCTGTGGAACTTCCAAAAATTCTTTGTCAGGAAGAGCAGGATGCTTATAGAAGAATTCACAG tTTGACACATCTGGACCCAATTACCAAGATTCACAATGGATCAG TTTTCACAAAGAATCTGTGCAGCCAGATGTCATCCATTAGTGGTCCTCTGCTACAGTGGCTGGAGGATCGTTTAGATCAGAACAAACAGCACATCCAGGAACTTCAGCGGGAAAAAGAACAGCTCCTCCAGGAATTAGCAGCCCTAAAATGA
- the cmc4 gene encoding cx9C motif-containing protein 4 isoform X10 — MSTKDPCQKQACEIQKCLQAHHYQESKCQHVIQDMHECCKIHAKTSVCCSGFLKEEKKS, encoded by the exons ATGTCTACCAAAGATCCCTGCCAAAAGCAAGCCTGTGAAATACAGAAGTGTCTCCAAG CTCATCATTATCAAGAAAGCAAATGCCAACATGTGATCCAAGATATGCACGAGTGCTGTAAGATACATGCAAAGACATCAGTTTGCTGTTCAggttttttaaaagaagaaaagaaaagctga
- the brcc3 gene encoding lys-63-specific deubiquitinase isoform X2 translates to MAVCRVHLDSDAFLVCLNHALSTEKEEVMGLCIGEVDTSRIVHIHSVIILRRSDKRKDRVEISPEQLSAASTEAERLADMTGHPMRVVGWYHSHPHITVWPSHVDVRTQAMYQMMDQGFVGLIFSCFIEDKNTKTGRVLYTCFQSIQAQKGSEYERIEIPIHVVPHETIGKVCLESAVELPKILCQEEQDAYRRIHSLTHLDPITKIHNGSVFTKNLCSQMSSISGPLLQWLEDRLDQNKQHIQELQREKEQLLQELAALK, encoded by the exons ATGGCGGTGTGTAGGGTTCACCTGGACTCTGATGCCTTCCTCGTATGTTTGAATCACGCTCTGTCCACAGAAAAAGAGGAAGTGATGGGCCTCTGTATTGGAGAG GTTGACACAAGCAGGATTGTTCACATACATTCTGTtatcatcctccgtcgctcagaTAAGCGCAAAGATCGGGTGGAAATTTCTCCAgagcaactttctgcagcctctaCTGAAGCCGAGA GATTAGCTGATATGACTGGTCACCCAATGAGAGTGGTGGGATGGTATCATTCTCATCCACATATTACTGTATGGCCTTCACATGTAG ATGTCCGAACCCAGGCCATGTACCAGATGATGGACCAGGGTTTTGTGGGCCTTATCTTTTCCTGTTTCATTGAAGACAAGAACACCAAG ACTGGTCGAGTTCTCTACACATGTTTCCAGTCGATTCAAGCGCAGAAAGGTTCTGA GTATGAACGAATTGAAATCCCTATTCATGTTGTACCACATGAAACTATTGGCAAAGTGTGCCTGGAATCTGCTGTGGAACTTCCAAAAATTCTTTGTCAGGAAGAGCAGGATGCTTATAGAAGAATTCACAG tTTGACACATCTGGACCCAATTACCAAGATTCACAATGGATCAG TTTTCACAAAGAATCTGTGCAGCCAGATGTCATCCATTAGTGGTCCTCTGCTACAGTGGCTGGAGGATCGTTTAGATCAGAACAAACAGCACATCCAGGAACTTCAGCGGGAAAAAGAACAGCTCCTCCAGGAATTAGCAGCCCTAAAATGA